From a single Calothrix sp. NIES-2098 genomic region:
- a CDS encoding putative lemA protein codes for MFVYLISALFLLLIIFISLYNKLIYKKNQVDNAFATIDVLLQKRCDLIPSLVAVAQIYVQFEQRVLTEISRLRTIANSQKLSGNSRVIVEEQITQVLNKILIAVEAYPELKANQHFLQLQYSLNEVEEQISAARRFYNTAVTEYNTAVEMFPTNLIAWGMKYKLKVHFQATLETKSNFKI; via the coding sequence ATGTTTGTTTATCTAATAAGTGCGTTATTTTTATTGTTGATTATATTTATTTCCTTGTATAACAAATTAATCTATAAGAAAAACCAAGTCGATAACGCCTTTGCTACGATTGATGTGCTTCTACAAAAAAGATGTGACTTGATTCCTAGTTTAGTAGCTGTAGCTCAAATATATGTGCAGTTTGAGCAGAGAGTATTAACAGAAATTAGTAGACTTAGAACTATAGCAAATTCTCAAAAGCTAAGTGGAAATAGCCGAGTTATTGTAGAAGAGCAAATTACTCAAGTTCTAAACAAGATTCTGATAGCAGTGGAGGCTTACCCAGAATTAAAAGCAAATCAACATTTTCTGCAATTGCAATATTCATTGAATGAAGTAGAAGAACAAATTTCTGCGGCTAGACGATTTTATAATACTGCTGTCACTGAATATAATACTGCTGTAGAAATGTTTCCTACTAATTTAATAGCTTGGGGGATGAAGTATAAATTAAAAGTACACTTTCAAGCTACTTTAGAAACTAAAAGTAATTTTAAAATTTAA
- a CDS encoding 6-phosphogluconate dehydrogenase: MTLQSFGVIGLAVMGENIALNVERNGFPIAVYNRSREKTDAFMAQRAPGRNVKAAFTLEEFVAALERPRKILVMVQAGKPVDAVIAQLRPLLDEGDIIIDGGNSWFEDTERRTQELEPAGFRYIGMGVSGGEEGALNGPSLMPGGTKSSYEYLSPIFNKIAAQVDDGPCVTYIGPGGSGHYVKMVHNGIEYGDMQLIAEAYDLLKNAAGLDHNQLHEVFSEWNTTDELNSFLIEITSNIFPYIDPETNLPLVDLIVDAAGQKGTGRWTVQTALELGVSIPTITAAVNARIISSIKDERVAASKILTGPSGKYDGQVKDFVNKVRDALYCSKICSYAQGMALLSTASKTYNWNLNLSEMARIWKGGCIIRAGFLNKIKKAFNENPALPNLLLAPEFKQTILDRQAAWREVIMTAAKLGIPVPAFSASLDYFDSYRRDRLPQNLTQAQRDYFGAHTYLRIDKPGSFHTEWVPIAEAGK, from the coding sequence ATGACACTACAAAGCTTTGGTGTGATTGGTTTAGCCGTTATGGGCGAAAATATCGCTCTAAACGTCGAGCGTAATGGCTTCCCAATTGCAGTTTATAACCGTTCCAGAGAAAAAACCGATGCCTTTATGGCGCAACGTGCGCCAGGGCGGAATGTCAAAGCCGCCTTTACCTTGGAAGAATTCGTCGCTGCACTAGAACGTCCCCGCAAAATCTTGGTGATGGTGCAAGCTGGTAAGCCAGTAGATGCGGTAATCGCTCAACTCAGACCATTGCTAGATGAAGGCGATATTATTATCGACGGTGGCAACTCTTGGTTTGAAGATACAGAACGACGCACCCAAGAATTAGAGCCTGCTGGATTTCGATATATCGGTATGGGTGTGAGTGGTGGCGAAGAAGGCGCACTCAATGGCCCCTCACTAATGCCTGGTGGTACAAAAAGCTCTTACGAGTATTTGTCACCAATTTTTAACAAAATTGCTGCCCAAGTCGATGACGGCCCTTGTGTAACTTACATTGGCCCTGGTGGTTCCGGTCACTACGTCAAAATGGTACACAACGGCATTGAGTATGGTGATATGCAGCTAATTGCTGAAGCCTACGATTTGCTGAAAAATGCCGCTGGACTTGACCACAATCAGTTGCACGAAGTGTTCAGTGAATGGAACACCACTGACGAACTCAATTCATTTTTGATTGAGATTACGTCTAATATTTTCCCCTACATTGACCCAGAGACAAATTTGCCTCTAGTCGATTTAATTGTTGACGCAGCAGGTCAAAAGGGAACCGGACGCTGGACTGTACAGACTGCATTAGAATTGGGAGTTTCTATTCCCACCATCACCGCCGCAGTTAATGCCCGGATTATCTCTTCAATTAAGGACGAACGGGTAGCTGCATCCAAAATTTTGACAGGGCCTAGTGGCAAGTATGATGGGCAAGTTAAGGACTTTGTAAATAAAGTCAGAGATGCCCTGTATTGCTCAAAAATCTGTTCTTACGCTCAAGGGATGGCGCTGCTATCTACAGCTTCAAAAACATATAATTGGAACTTGAATCTGAGCGAAATGGCGCGGATTTGGAAAGGTGGCTGTATTATTCGCGCTGGCTTCTTGAATAAGATTAAGAAGGCTTTTAACGAAAATCCAGCATTGCCTAACTTGCTGTTAGCCCCAGAATTTAAGCAAACAATTCTCGATAGACAAGCAGCTTGGCGCGAAGTAATCATGACAGCTGCAAAACTGGGTATTCCAGTGCCAGCATTTAGCGCATCTTTAGATTATTTTGACAGCTATCGCCGCGATCGCTTGCCACAAAACTTGACTCAAGCACAACGCGACTACTTCGGCGCGCATACATACCTGCGTATTGATAAGCCTGGAAGTTTCCATACCGAATGGGTTCCCATTGCTGAAGCTGGGAAGTAA
- a CDS encoding ABC transporter-related protein: MNNSIPAIIFDNIEKSFGSLKVLKGITGEINRGEVVAVIGSSGCGKSTLLRCFNRLESINYGRLVVNGIDISQPTINYSQLRQLRTQVGMVFQQFNLFPHLSVLENLTLAPRKVLGKTPKESAQLAGLYLEKVGLFDKASAYPEQLSGGQKQRVAIARSLCMNPQIMLFDEPTSALDPELVGEVLQVMQQLAAEGMTMVVVTHEMQFAREVAHRVIFLDQGLVVEQGVAHEVLTHPQSDRLRTFLSRLKAV, from the coding sequence ATGAACAATTCTATCCCCGCGATTATTTTTGACAATATCGAAAAAAGCTTTGGCTCCCTGAAAGTCCTCAAAGGAATTACTGGTGAAATCAACCGGGGAGAAGTTGTTGCAGTGATTGGCTCTTCTGGCTGTGGTAAAAGCACTTTACTAAGATGCTTTAACCGTTTAGAAAGCATTAATTATGGGCGTTTAGTAGTCAATGGTATCGATATATCCCAGCCTACTATCAACTATAGTCAACTGCGACAACTTAGAACACAAGTAGGGATGGTTTTTCAGCAATTCAATTTATTTCCCCATCTCAGCGTGCTAGAAAATCTAACGCTGGCTCCGCGTAAAGTATTGGGAAAAACACCGAAAGAAAGTGCCCAATTGGCAGGATTGTATCTCGAAAAAGTGGGTCTTTTTGATAAAGCTTCTGCTTATCCCGAACAACTTTCAGGAGGACAAAAACAACGGGTAGCGATCGCTCGCAGTTTATGTATGAATCCGCAGATTATGCTATTTGATGAACCCACCAGCGCTTTAGACCCAGAACTGGTTGGCGAAGTTCTGCAAGTCATGCAGCAATTAGCGGCGGAGGGAATGACAATGGTAGTTGTCACCCATGAAATGCAATTTGCACGAGAAGTCGCACACCGGGTAATCTTCCTCGACCAAGGTCTGGTGGTAGAACAAGGTGTAGCGCATGAAGTTCTGACCCATCCCCAAAGCGATCGCCTGCGTACTTTCCTCAGTCGCCTGAAGGCTGTTTAA